A segment of the Bacillus sp. es.034 genome:
AGCCAGGATCAAACTCTCCGATAAAAGTTTGAATAGCTCTTTAAAAATAAATCTAGAATTAACGTTGACGTATTGTCTTGTTTTGTTCAGTTTTCAAGGTTCAATGTGTAAGTGCTTCTCTCGAAGCGACCCTTACTATGTTACATGAATGTTAACTTGTTGTCAACAACTTTTTAAAAGAAGTTTTTATCAAGTTTTTCATATTGTGTGTCGCGTTTTGCGGCAACAGATAATACTATACCACCATAAAAAACCTGGCGCAAGAGTTTTTATGATTCTTTTTTAACTTCTTTGTAATATCGGTCTAATGACATTGTTTCCTTTCATTTTTACGTAAAAGAAAGAGCTCTTTTAGTCCCGATTGGATTGTTTGCATCAAATTATTATCCGCCATTCCTTTCGATATAATTCAAAAAAAACAGCCAAGGCTGAACCCTCGGCTGTTCCTGCATATCTTATTAGTCACGGTGACGCATTAACGGGAATAATAGTACGTCCCGGATGGACGGTGAATTGGTTAACAGCATAACAAGTCTGTCGATACCGATTCCAAGTCCACCAGTTGGCGGCATTCCGTATTCAAGAGCCTCGATGAAATCATTATCCATCATGTGGGCTTCGTCGTTTCCTTCTTCTCTTTCTTTTAATTGCGCCTCGAAGCGTTCTCTTTGATCGATTGGATCATTAAGCTCCGTAAAGGCATTGGCATGTTCACGGCCTACGATGAATAGTTCAAAGCGATCCGTAAAGCGCGGGTCTTCATCATTCTTCTTCGCAAGTGGAGAGATTTCCACGGGATGACCATAGATGAAAGTGGGCTGAATCAGCTTATCTTCCACCTTTTGTTCGAAGAATTCATTGACGACGTGACCATATTGCATGTTGTTCTTGATTTCGATGCCGTGTTCTTTCGCAAGGGCACGGGCATCTTCATCGGACATTTCCTGCCAGAAGTCTACACCTGTGTGCTCTTTAACGGCGTCTACCATATGAAGACGAGTCCATTCGGGCTCAAGATTGATTTCATTGTCAGCGTATTGGACCGTAGTAGATCCGAATACTTCCTTTGCAATGTGGGCAACAAGATTTTCAGTTAGAGCCATGATATCACGGTAATCTGCATACGCTTCGTAAAGCTCGATCATCGTGAACTCAGGGTTATGTCTTGTTGAAACTCCCTCGTTACGGAATACACGTCCAATTTCGTATACTTTTTCTAGCCCGCCAACGATCAGGCGTTTCAGATGAAGTTCGATTGCGATACGCATATAAAGCGGCATATCAAGGGCGTTATGATGTGTATTGAACGGACGGGCAGAAGCCCCACCTGCGATTGCGTGCATCATTGGTGTTTCTACTTCCAGGTAACCGTTATTGTCAAGGTACCTTCTCATAGATTGAATGATGCGGCTGCGCGCGATGAACGTTTCTTTGCTTTCCTGACTTGTAATCAGGTCCAGATAACGCTGACGGTAGCGCTGTTCAACGTCTTTTAACCCGTGGAATTTTTCAGGCAGCGGGCGAAGTGCTTTCGTCAGCAGGTGGAATTCTTTCGCTTTAACAGAAAGTTCCCCTACCTTTGTTTTGAATACAGTACCCGTGATCCCTACGATATCACCAAGGTCTGCTGTATTGAAAACCTCATATGCTTCTTCACCGATGGCATCTTTACGTACATAGATTTGAACTTGTCCAGCCAGATCCTGAAGATGGGCAAATCCTGCTTTACCTTTTCCACGCTTCGTCATGATACGGCCTGCGATCGTGACAGTGATATCTTTCTCTTCCAGTTCCTCTTTAGAAAACTCATCGAATTGAGATTTGATATCCGATGAACTGTGTGTGCGATCATATCGTTTACCGAATGGATCCTGTCCTTTTTCACGGATGGCTTCCATCTTTTCGCGTCTGACGCGAAGCTGGTCATTGATTTCTTCGTGACTCATGTGTTTCACTCCTATTCTATCTGCTTGCTTTAGTAGACTAATACGGTTATATACCATACTATTTTACACAATATCTATGTTTGTAACACCCCTAAAGTATGAGTAATTTCAGAAACGTACGTCGAGGTGCCCGAAAACCTATTGAAAAAATCTAAAAAAGGCCGATCCAATTGGGTGACAGTGTCACATATTGGTTACAGCCTTATCTAGAATAACATAAAAAGGAATACAGGTGAATCAAGGGGCTTTTACTCACTACGGTCAGATTCTTCTTGAGGCATAAGATCGTTCAATGGAATGTCCAGGACTTCCGCAACGTTCTCCAGGAAATCCTCTTTCGGTATCCGACTCCCTCTTTCCACTTCCCCAAGGACCGAAACGGAGATGGAGAGTTCCTTGGCCAAGCTTTCCTGTGTATATCCTTTTAGCTTTCTGAATGCACGAATGCGTCTTCCCCATTTATCTGTTTCCATAACCGAACTCCTTCTTTGTCAGGTATTTCGTCCAGAAATTCAGCCAACGGGGCATTAAAA
Coding sequences within it:
- a CDS encoding helix-turn-helix transcriptional regulator, whose product is METDKWGRRIRAFRKLKGYTQESLAKELSISVSVLGEVERGSRIPKEDFLENVAEVLDIPLNDLMPQEESDRSE
- the lysS gene encoding lysine--tRNA ligase, producing the protein MKHMSHEEINDQLRVRREKMEAIREKGQDPFGKRYDRTHSSSDIKSQFDEFSKEELEEKDITVTIAGRIMTKRGKGKAGFAHLQDLAGQVQIYVRKDAIGEEAYEVFNTADLGDIVGITGTVFKTKVGELSVKAKEFHLLTKALRPLPEKFHGLKDVEQRYRQRYLDLITSQESKETFIARSRIIQSMRRYLDNNGYLEVETPMMHAIAGGASARPFNTHHNALDMPLYMRIAIELHLKRLIVGGLEKVYEIGRVFRNEGVSTRHNPEFTMIELYEAYADYRDIMALTENLVAHIAKEVFGSTTVQYADNEINLEPEWTRLHMVDAVKEHTGVDFWQEMSDEDARALAKEHGIEIKNNMQYGHVVNEFFEQKVEDKLIQPTFIYGHPVEISPLAKKNDEDPRFTDRFELFIVGREHANAFTELNDPIDQRERFEAQLKEREEGNDEAHMMDNDFIEALEYGMPPTGGLGIGIDRLVMLLTNSPSIRDVLLFPLMRHRD